The Pelmatolapia mariae isolate MD_Pm_ZW linkage group LG10_11, Pm_UMD_F_2, whole genome shotgun sequence genome includes a region encoding these proteins:
- the LOC134635317 gene encoding olfactory receptor 1500-like has product MALINSAAENNITFVRPAYFIISGFIGIPNIRYYFVFLCFIYILAVVGNTLVITVLTLDHTLRSPKYIAVFNLAFTDLSSSSALMPKVLDISLLNHYYISYNDCMTFMFFSFTLYAMQAFNLVVLSFDRVMAIMYPLHYQMRVSHKLILSLIAFFWLFAITLMLITVGLLTRLSFCKSVVIESYFCDHGPMYRLGCNDVIPNRVIAVLAPVIILGFPLAFIVGSYCCIGYSLSKISKYKERVKAFTTCTGHLSLVAIYFFPITFVYIFGSVIHPNARIISLSITTVLPPMLNPIIYVLQTQEIKESLKKLLKTRVTSKIATKY; this is encoded by the coding sequence ATGGCATTGATTAACTCAGCTGCTGAGAACAACATCACCTTTGTGCGACCTGCATATTTTATAATAAGTGGTTTTATTGGCATACCTAATATTAGATattattttgtctttctgtgttttatttacattcttGCAGTGGTGGGAAACACATTAGTGATAACTGTATTAACTTTGGATCATACCTTGAGAAGTCCTAAATATATTGCTGTTTTTAATCTTGCATTTACAGACCTGTCAAGTAGCTCTGCTTTGATGCCAAAGGTTCTTGACATTTCTCTGTTAAACCATTATTATATTTCCTACAATGACTGCAtgactttcatgtttttcagcTTTACTTTATATGCGATGCAGGCTTTTAATCTGGTTGTATTGTCATTTGACAGAGTCATGGCTATCATGTACCCTCTGCACTATCAAATGAGAGTGAGCCACAAGCTCATTTTATCTTTGATCGCTTTTTTCTGGCTTTTTGCCATAACTCTTATGCTCATTACAGTTGGCCTTCTCACAagactttctttttgtaaatcTGTCGTTATTGAAAGCTATTTCTGTGATCATGGTCCTATGTATCGTCTTGGCTGCAATGATGTTATCCCCAATCGTGTAATTGCTGTTTTGGCACCAGTTATAATTCTTGGGTTTCCACTGGCATTTATCGTGGGAAGTTACTGCTGTATTGGCTATTCTTTGTCAAAAATTTCTAAATATAAGGAAAGAGTGAAAGCTTTTACAACTTGCACAGGTCACCTTTCATTAGTGGCAATTTATTTCTTTCCAATTACATTTGTATATATCTTTGGGAGTGTAATACATCCAAATGCTAGGATCATAAGCCTTTCTATTACCACTGTATTGCCTCCCATGTTAAACCCGATTATCTATGTTCTTCAGACACAGGAGATCAAAGAGTCATTAAAGAAGTTGCTGAAAACTCGAGTTACATCTAAAATTGccacaaaatattaa